In Pseudoclavibacter sp. Marseille-Q3772, the sequence ACAGGTCGTCATGATGGGACGTTTCCGCCACCTTGGTCCTTTCAAATGGCCCGGCAAGGAAGACCGTCAAGCCGTCACCGATGCGCTTACCCGCGTCGGCCTCGACGAGCACGCAAACGATCACTTCGGTGCACTCAGCGGTGGTCAGCGACAGCGAGGACTGCTTGCACGAGCGCTGGTGGATAAACCTGCGCTGCTCCTGCTCGACGAACCCTTCAATGGGCTGGACACCACCAGTCGTAGATCGCTCATGGCTACGCTGCGTCGACTTCGCGACGAAGGCGTGGCGATCATCGTGTCCACGCACGACCTTGAGCTTGCTCATCAGGTGTGCTCCCACATCCTGCTGGTCAACAAAACCCAGGTCGCGTTCGGACCAATACACGAAACCCTCACTCCAGAACATGTCAGCGAGGCGTTCGGGGAGTCACACGACCATCTCGATACTCACAGTGATCTCGTAGCCCACCCGCATCCGGTCGCCACAAACCGCAGCTCCGGAGAGCTGCCGTGACCTCCATCGCCACCATGTTTGGCGCGCCATTCATGCAAACCGCTGCGCTGGCGCTGTGCATTCTCGCGATCGTGGTGGCCGTTGTCGGTGTTGCCCTCAACCTGCGCGGCCTCGAGTTTCTCAGTGACGGGCTCGTTCACGCCGTTTTTCCTGGCATCGTGGTCGGGCTGATCGCCGGAGGTGGCCCGATGATCTACCTCGGCGCGCTGATCGCGGCACTGATCGCAACCGTGCTGCTAACGCTGATAACGCGCACTGGTCGCAGAACGGATGCGGCCACCGCGGTGATTCTTGCCGGTGCGTTCGCACTGGGTATCGTGCTCGTATCGCGCACCTCAAAATATTCCACCGGTGTTGAACAGCTCCTCTTCGGACAACTGCTCACCATCGGGTCAACCGATATCGCCTACATCCTGATCCTCGGCGGACTTGCGGTACTGCTCGTCGGTGCCACATGGAAGACACAGACCTTTATCTCGTTCGATCGCCCGGGCGCGCTCG encodes:
- a CDS encoding metal ABC transporter permease — encoded protein: MTSIATMFGAPFMQTAALALCILAIVVAVVGVALNLRGLEFLSDGLVHAVFPGIVVGLIAGGGPMIYLGALIAALIATVLLTLITRTGRRTDAATAVILAGAFALGIVLVSRTSKYSTGVEQLLFGQLLTIGSTDIAYILILGGLAVLLVGATWKTQTFISFDRPGALAAGIPVLRYELILNVSIALVVVAASRAVGNLLVLALLIVPAAIGRLLSRNIAVIAAIALLAAIGGSLAGLAGGYWLSVDAGLRVSPSAVLVLVLVAGYFLAAIVATIRQSITGGRKVLAEQARAVVES
- a CDS encoding ABC transporter ATP-binding protein, yielding MNTPNPCEVPGADSVSGTSATASPIVSAADAAFSYGGGVIALDHINFAIAPGEALALVGPNGSGKSTLLKALLGLVSTVDGEVRVLDAAPRRAASHVGYLPQHDEIDLEFPISLRQVVMMGRFRHLGPFKWPGKEDRQAVTDALTRVGLDEHANDHFGALSGGQRQRGLLARALVDKPALLLLDEPFNGLDTTSRRSLMATLRRLRDEGVAIIVSTHDLELAHQVCSHILLVNKTQVAFGPIHETLTPEHVSEAFGESHDHLDTHSDLVAHPHPVATNRSSGELP